One Pogoniulus pusillus isolate bPogPus1 chromosome 22, bPogPus1.pri, whole genome shotgun sequence DNA segment encodes these proteins:
- the PDGFRB gene encoding platelet-derived growth factor receptor beta isoform X1 produces the protein MLHPCLKTSLWLLILTSLLQVTSGGSGLRVEPGDTELVLDLHSSFSLLCYGDRELVWEREGQPLAASLEKRDGVFISNVTLRNVTGRHTGEYACTYSPEQAAEPGERRALYIYVPDPSLVFLPTTTSEELFIFITGYTEAIIPCRVTNPEMQVTLYEKKVETPIPAAYDPQQGFKGFFEDKTYFCRTIVDDQEVDSDTFYVYRIQVSSVNVSISAVQTMVRQGENVTLMCTVSGNELVNFNWDYPRKQAGKTVEPVTDFLPGSTHEIRSILIIQNAELEDSGTYVCNVSEGYHEKTDRKDITVHVIERGFVRFHTNLPSTVYAEIHKSHTIQVEMEAYPQPSIVWLKNNKTLTMESSSEFTITSRNLSETRYQTALVLVRVKQEEGGFYTIRASNEDDEQELSFQLQINVPAKVVDLKENSSASSGEQTVTCSAEGMPQPEISWSTCSDIKWCGAAGQPSLLLGNESAEVALQTNASYHAERQLYRVNSTLQLHRLDEPLLLRCTVRNFLGTSSQDITLVPHALPFKVVIISVILALLVLTVISLIILIVLWQKKPRYEIRWKVIESVSSDGHEYIYVDPMQLPYDSTWEVPRDKLVLGRTLGSGAFGRVVEATAHGLSHSQSTMKVAVKMLKSTARSSEKQALMSELKIMSHLGPHLNIVNLLGACTKGGPIYIITEYCRYGDLVDYLHRNKHTFLQSCGDKARTDTQLYGNAPKQDHGQSHLSLSVESDGGYMDMSKDDSLDYVPMSDMKGEVRYADIDSSNYGTPYELDTYAPPAPDRTDRMTLINESPLLSYMDLVGFSFQVANGMEFLASKNCVHRDLAARNVLICEGKLVKICDFGLARDIMRDSNYISKGSTFLPLKWMAPESIFNNLYTTLSDVWSFGILLWEIFTLGGTPYPELPMNEQFYNAIKRGYRMSKPTHASEEIYDIMQKCWEEKFEIRPSFSQLVVLMGNLLVDCYRKRYQQVDEEFMKSDHPAVVRTRPIVPGLNNARLNASSPSSSILYTAVHQDGGENDYIIPLPDPKPEASCDLPQEPSISRTSSVLNEANTSSTISCDSPLGLQQDEEQESDPQPGCQEPTTGHQEVEESFL, from the exons GTCTGCTGCAAGTAACGTCTGGGGGCAGCGGGCTGCGTGTAGAACCTGGAGACACCGAGCTTGTCCTCGACCTTCACAGCAGCTTCTCCCTCCTGtgctatggggacagggagCTGGTCTGGGAACGGGAGGGTCagcccctggctgcctccctggagaagagggatgGTGTCTTCATCAGCAACGTCACCCTGAGGAACGTGACAGGCCGGCACACGGGCGAGTACGCCTGCACCTACAGCcccgagcaggctgcagagcctggggagaggagagccCTCTACATCTACGTCCCAG ATCCCTCCCTAGTCTTCCTCCCCACAACCACTTCTGAAGAGCTCTTCATCTTCATCACGGGCTACACAGAGGCCATCATCCCGTGCCGTGTGACCAACCCAGAGATGCAGGTGACCCTCTATGAGAAAAAGGTGGAAACTCCCATCCCAGCTGCTTACGACCCGCAACAGGGATTCAAAGGCTTCTTTGAGGACAAGACCTATTTCTGCCGGACAATTGTGGATGACCAGGAGGTGGATTCAGACACCTTCTATGTCTACAGGATCCAGG TCTCATCTGTGAACGTCTCCATCAGCGCGGTGCAGACCATGGTGCGCCAGGGAGAAAACGTCACCCTGATGTGCACCGTGAGCGGCAACGAGCTGGTCAACTTCAACTGGGATTACCCTCGCAAGCAG GCAGGGAAGACTGTGGAGCCAGTGACTGACTTCCTGCCTGGATCTACCCATGAGATCCGCTCCATCCTCATCATCCAGAACGCAGAGCTGGAGGACAGTGGGACCTATGTCTGCAATGTCTCTGAGGGCTACCATGAGAAAACAGACCGGAAGGACATCACAGTCCATGTGATtg AGCGTGGCTTTGTGCGCTTCCACACCAACCTGCCCAGCACAGTCTACGCTGAGATCCACAAGAGCCACACCATCCAGGTGGAGATGGAGGCATACCCACAACCCAGCATTGTGTGGCTGAAGAACAACAAGACGTTGAccatggagagcagcagtgagttcACCATCACCAGCAGGAACCTGTCTGAAACTAG GTACCAaacagctctggtgctggtgcGGGTGAAGCAGGAAGAAGGAGGATTTTATACCATTCGAGCTTCCAATGAGGATGATGAACAGGAACTCTCTTTCCAGCTGCAGATAAATG TGCCAGCCAAAGTGGTGGATCTCAAGGAgaacagcagtgccagcagcggGGAGCAGACAGTGACATGTTCTGCGGAAGGCATGCCCCAGCCAGAGATCAGCTGGTCTACTTGCAGCGACATCAAATG GTGCGGCGCCGCGGggcagcccagcctgctgctggggaacgaGTCCGCCGAGGTCGCTCTGCAGACCAACGCCTCCTACCACGCCGAGCGGCAGCTGTACCGCGTCAacagcaccctgcagctgcacaggctggacGAGCCCCTGCTCCTCAGGTGCACCGTGCGCAACTTCCTGGGCACCAGCTCGCAGGACATCACTCTGGTCCCGCACG CCTTGCCATTCAAGGTGGTCATCATCTCCGTCATCCTGGCCTTGCTGGTCCTCACTGTCATCTCCTTGATCATCCTGATCGTCTTGTGGCAGAAG aAGCCTCGCTATGAAATCCGCTGGAAGGTGATCGAGTCGGTCAGCTCCGACGGGCACGAGTACATCTACGTGGATCCCATGCAGCTCCCCTACGACTCCACCTGGGAGGTGCCCAGGGACAAGCTGGTGCTAG GACGCACTCTTGGCTCTGGTGCCTTTGGACGCGTGGTGGAGGCAACAGCTCATGGTCTGAGTCATTCACAGTCCACCATGAAAGTGGCAGTCAAAATGCTCAAGT CCACTGCCCGAAGCAGTGAGAAGCAAGCCCTCATGTCCGAGCTGAAGATCATGAGCCACCTAGGACCTCACCTCAACATTGTCAACTTGCTGGGGGCCTGCACCAAAGGAG GGCCCATCTACATCATCACGGAGTACTGCCGCTACGGGGACCTGGTGGACTACCTGCACCGCAACAAGCACACCTTCCTGCAGTCCTGCGGGGACAAGGCTCGCACGGACACCCAGCTCTACGGCAACGCCCCCAAGCAGGACCACGGGCAGAG CCACCTCTCCTTGTCTGTCGAGAGCGATGGGGGCTACATGGACATGAGCAAGGATGACTCCCTGGATTACGTGCCCATGTCTGACATGAAGGGAGAAGTCAGGTACGCCGACATCGACTCCTCCAACTACGGCACCCCCTACGAGCTGGACACCTATGCCCCTCCAG ctcctgacagAACAGACAGGATGACGCTGATAAACGAGTCTCCACTCCTCAGCTACATGGACTTGGTGGGCTTCAGCTTCCAGGtggccaatgggatggagttCCTGGCTTCCAAAAAT TGTGTGCATCGTGACCTGGCTGCCAGGAATGTCCTCATCTGTGAGGGGAAGCTGGTGAAGATCTGTGACTTTGGCCTGGCGAGGGACATCATGAGGGACTCCAACTACATCTCCAAAGGCAGC aCCTTCTTGCCCCTTAAGTGGATGGCTCCAGAGAGCATCTTCAACAACCTCTACACCACCCTGAGCGATGTGTGGTCCTTTGGGATTCTCCTCTGGGAGATATTCACTCTAG GGGGGACTCCATACCCTGAACTGCCCATGAATGAACAGTTCTACAACGCCATCAAACGTGGCTATCGGATGTCCAAACCCACCCATGCCTCTGAGGAAAT CTATGATATCATGCAGAAGTGCTGGGAGGAGAAGTTTGAGATCAGGCCATCCTTCTCACAGCTGGTGGTGCTGATGGGAAACCTTCTGGTGGATTGCTACAGAAAG AGGTACCAGCAGGTGGATGAAGAGTTCATGAAGAGCGACCACCCTGCCGTTGTCCGCACAAGACCCATCGTCCCCGGGCTGAACAATGCCAGGCTCAATgccagctcccccagcagcagcatcctctaCACAGCTGTGCACCAAGACGGGGGCGAGAACGACTACATCATCCCTCTGCCCGACCCCAAACCCGAGGCAAGCTGCGACCTCCCGCAGGAGCCCTCCATCAGCCGCACCAG ctctgtgctgaatGAAGCCAACACATCATCTACCATATCCTGTGACAGCCCTCTGGGCCTCCAGCAGGACGAGGAGCAGGAATCCGacccacagccaggctgccaggagccaaCCACAGGGCaccaagaggtggaggagagttTCCTGTAG
- the PDGFRB gene encoding platelet-derived growth factor receptor beta isoform X2: MLHPCLKTSLWLLILTSLLQVTSGGSGLRVEPGDTELVLDLHSSFSLLCYGDRELVWEREGQPLAASLEKRDGVFISNVTLRNVTGRHTGEYACTYSPEQAAEPGERRALYIYVPDPSLVFLPTTTSEELFIFITGYTEAIIPCRVTNPEMQVTLYEKKVETPIPAAYDPQQGFKGFFEDKTYFCRTIVDDQEVDSDTFYVYRIQVSSVNVSISAVQTMVRQGENVTLMCTVSGNELVNFNWDYPRKQAGKTVEPVTDFLPGSTHEIRSILIIQNAELEDSGTYVCNVSEGYHEKTDRKDITVHVIERGFVRFHTNLPSTVYAEIHKSHTIQVEMEAYPQPSIVWLKNNKTLTMESSSEFTITSRNLSETRYQTALVLVRVKQEEGGFYTIRASNEDDEQELSFQLQINVPAKVVDLKENSSASSGEQTVTCSAEGMPQPEISWSTCSDIKWCGAAGQPSLLLGNESAEVALQTNASYHAERQLYRVNSTLQLHRLDEPLLLRCTVRNFLGTSSQDITLVPHALPFKVVIISVILALLVLTVISLIILIVLWQKKPRYEIRWKVIESVSSDGHEYIYVDPMQLPYDSTWEVPRDKLVLGRTLGSGAFGRVVEATAHGLSHSQSTMKVAVKMLKSTARSSEKQALMSELKIMSHLGPHLNIVNLLGACTKGGPIYIITEYCRYGDLVDYLHRNKHTFLQSCGDKARTDTQLYGNAPKQDHGQSHLSLSVESDGGYMDMSKDDSLDYVPMSDMKGEVRYADIDSSNYGTPYELDTYAPPAPDRTDRMTLINESPLLSYMDLVGFSFQVANGMEFLASKNCVHRDLAARNVLICEGKLVKICDFGLARDIMRDSNYISKGSTFLPLKWMAPESIFNNLYTTLSDVWSFGILLWEIFTLGGTPYPELPMNEQFYNAIKRGYRMSKPTHASEEIYDIMQKCWEEKFEIRPSFSQLVVLMGNLLVDCYRKLCAE, encoded by the exons GTCTGCTGCAAGTAACGTCTGGGGGCAGCGGGCTGCGTGTAGAACCTGGAGACACCGAGCTTGTCCTCGACCTTCACAGCAGCTTCTCCCTCCTGtgctatggggacagggagCTGGTCTGGGAACGGGAGGGTCagcccctggctgcctccctggagaagagggatgGTGTCTTCATCAGCAACGTCACCCTGAGGAACGTGACAGGCCGGCACACGGGCGAGTACGCCTGCACCTACAGCcccgagcaggctgcagagcctggggagaggagagccCTCTACATCTACGTCCCAG ATCCCTCCCTAGTCTTCCTCCCCACAACCACTTCTGAAGAGCTCTTCATCTTCATCACGGGCTACACAGAGGCCATCATCCCGTGCCGTGTGACCAACCCAGAGATGCAGGTGACCCTCTATGAGAAAAAGGTGGAAACTCCCATCCCAGCTGCTTACGACCCGCAACAGGGATTCAAAGGCTTCTTTGAGGACAAGACCTATTTCTGCCGGACAATTGTGGATGACCAGGAGGTGGATTCAGACACCTTCTATGTCTACAGGATCCAGG TCTCATCTGTGAACGTCTCCATCAGCGCGGTGCAGACCATGGTGCGCCAGGGAGAAAACGTCACCCTGATGTGCACCGTGAGCGGCAACGAGCTGGTCAACTTCAACTGGGATTACCCTCGCAAGCAG GCAGGGAAGACTGTGGAGCCAGTGACTGACTTCCTGCCTGGATCTACCCATGAGATCCGCTCCATCCTCATCATCCAGAACGCAGAGCTGGAGGACAGTGGGACCTATGTCTGCAATGTCTCTGAGGGCTACCATGAGAAAACAGACCGGAAGGACATCACAGTCCATGTGATtg AGCGTGGCTTTGTGCGCTTCCACACCAACCTGCCCAGCACAGTCTACGCTGAGATCCACAAGAGCCACACCATCCAGGTGGAGATGGAGGCATACCCACAACCCAGCATTGTGTGGCTGAAGAACAACAAGACGTTGAccatggagagcagcagtgagttcACCATCACCAGCAGGAACCTGTCTGAAACTAG GTACCAaacagctctggtgctggtgcGGGTGAAGCAGGAAGAAGGAGGATTTTATACCATTCGAGCTTCCAATGAGGATGATGAACAGGAACTCTCTTTCCAGCTGCAGATAAATG TGCCAGCCAAAGTGGTGGATCTCAAGGAgaacagcagtgccagcagcggGGAGCAGACAGTGACATGTTCTGCGGAAGGCATGCCCCAGCCAGAGATCAGCTGGTCTACTTGCAGCGACATCAAATG GTGCGGCGCCGCGGggcagcccagcctgctgctggggaacgaGTCCGCCGAGGTCGCTCTGCAGACCAACGCCTCCTACCACGCCGAGCGGCAGCTGTACCGCGTCAacagcaccctgcagctgcacaggctggacGAGCCCCTGCTCCTCAGGTGCACCGTGCGCAACTTCCTGGGCACCAGCTCGCAGGACATCACTCTGGTCCCGCACG CCTTGCCATTCAAGGTGGTCATCATCTCCGTCATCCTGGCCTTGCTGGTCCTCACTGTCATCTCCTTGATCATCCTGATCGTCTTGTGGCAGAAG aAGCCTCGCTATGAAATCCGCTGGAAGGTGATCGAGTCGGTCAGCTCCGACGGGCACGAGTACATCTACGTGGATCCCATGCAGCTCCCCTACGACTCCACCTGGGAGGTGCCCAGGGACAAGCTGGTGCTAG GACGCACTCTTGGCTCTGGTGCCTTTGGACGCGTGGTGGAGGCAACAGCTCATGGTCTGAGTCATTCACAGTCCACCATGAAAGTGGCAGTCAAAATGCTCAAGT CCACTGCCCGAAGCAGTGAGAAGCAAGCCCTCATGTCCGAGCTGAAGATCATGAGCCACCTAGGACCTCACCTCAACATTGTCAACTTGCTGGGGGCCTGCACCAAAGGAG GGCCCATCTACATCATCACGGAGTACTGCCGCTACGGGGACCTGGTGGACTACCTGCACCGCAACAAGCACACCTTCCTGCAGTCCTGCGGGGACAAGGCTCGCACGGACACCCAGCTCTACGGCAACGCCCCCAAGCAGGACCACGGGCAGAG CCACCTCTCCTTGTCTGTCGAGAGCGATGGGGGCTACATGGACATGAGCAAGGATGACTCCCTGGATTACGTGCCCATGTCTGACATGAAGGGAGAAGTCAGGTACGCCGACATCGACTCCTCCAACTACGGCACCCCCTACGAGCTGGACACCTATGCCCCTCCAG ctcctgacagAACAGACAGGATGACGCTGATAAACGAGTCTCCACTCCTCAGCTACATGGACTTGGTGGGCTTCAGCTTCCAGGtggccaatgggatggagttCCTGGCTTCCAAAAAT TGTGTGCATCGTGACCTGGCTGCCAGGAATGTCCTCATCTGTGAGGGGAAGCTGGTGAAGATCTGTGACTTTGGCCTGGCGAGGGACATCATGAGGGACTCCAACTACATCTCCAAAGGCAGC aCCTTCTTGCCCCTTAAGTGGATGGCTCCAGAGAGCATCTTCAACAACCTCTACACCACCCTGAGCGATGTGTGGTCCTTTGGGATTCTCCTCTGGGAGATATTCACTCTAG GGGGGACTCCATACCCTGAACTGCCCATGAATGAACAGTTCTACAACGCCATCAAACGTGGCTATCGGATGTCCAAACCCACCCATGCCTCTGAGGAAAT CTATGATATCATGCAGAAGTGCTGGGAGGAGAAGTTTGAGATCAGGCCATCCTTCTCACAGCTGGTGGTGCTGATGGGAAACCTTCTGGTGGATTGCTACAGAAAG ctctgtgctgaatGA